The proteins below come from a single Aptenodytes patagonicus chromosome 2, bAptPat1.pri.cur, whole genome shotgun sequence genomic window:
- the SEC22C gene encoding vesicle-trafficking protein SEC22c isoform X1 has product MSMILFACVVRVRDGLPLSASTDFHFNQDFLECRKRLKALSSILAQYPSRGTAKGRDLSIHFLSSGDIACMAICSSSYSTIMAFCFLEELQWEFAASYDTTSIGLASRPYAFLEFDNIIQKVKCHFNCASGSQMKANWEKVEEELKFRPPVQLKLEDTELMNGMTNGGHAGVHVEVVPTYRMQRVTPLGILSLVLNIMCGALNLIRGVHLAEYSFQEDREGIGNVISFFLPFLACVFQCYLYLFYSSARKVKTFVLFFSVCLCNIYLYGLRNLWQIAFHIGVASLSSYQILTRQLMEKQPDCGV; this is encoded by the exons ATGTCCATGATCTTATTTGCCTGTGTGGTGCGGGTGAGGGATGGACTTCCCCTCTCAGCCTCCACAGATTTTCATTTCAACCAGGACTTTCTGGAATGCAGAAAGAGATTAAAGGCGTTATCCTCAATTCTGGCACAGTATCCAAGTCGAGGCACGGCAAAAGGACGTGACCTTAGCATACA tttcctttcttctggGGATATTGCCTGCATGGCAATCTGTTCCAGCAGTTACTCAACCATCATGGCGTTTTGCTTCCTGGAAGAGCTTCAGTGGGAATTTGCTGCTTCCTACGATACAACAAGCATCGGTTTAGCTTCCAGACCATATGCTTTTCTTGAATTTG ATAACATTATTCAGAAAGTGAAATGCCATTTTAACTGTGCGAGTGGCTCTCAAATGAAGGCCAACTGGGAGAAGGTTGAGGAGGAGCTGAAGTTCCGGCCCCCGGTTCAGCTGAAACTAGAGGATACAGAGCTGATGAATGGGATGACTAACGGTGGGCATGCAGGCGTTCATGTGGAGGTTG tccCTACTTACAGAATGCAGCGTGTGACTCCCCTGGGGATTCTGTCGCTTGTTCTGAACATCATGTGTGGAGCTTTGAATCTCATTCGAGGAGTTCACCTAGCAGAGTATTCATTTCAG GAGGACCGTGAAGGAATTGGAAATGTGATatcttttttcctaccttttctcGCCTGTGTTTTTCAG TGTTACTTGTACCTCTTCTACAGCTCGGCAAGGAAGGTGAAGACGTTTGTACTCTTCTTCTCTGTCTGTTTGTGCAACATTTACTTGTATGGATTACGGAACCTCTGGCAAATAGCCTTTCACATAGGAGTGGCATCTCTTTCTTCTTATCAGATACTGACAAGGCAACTTATGGAGAAACAGCCTGACTGCGGAGTATGA
- the SEC22C gene encoding vesicle-trafficking protein SEC22c isoform X2, whose amino-acid sequence MSMILFACVVRVRDGLPLSASTDFHFNQDFLECRKRLKALSSILAQYPSRGTAKGRDLSIHFLSSGDIACMAICSSSYSTIMAFCFLEELQWEFAASYDTTSIGLASRPYAFLEFDNIIQKVKCHFNCASGSQMKANWEKVEEELKFRPPVQLKLEDTELMNGMTNGGHAGVHVEVVPTYRMQRVTPLGILSLVLNIMCGALNLIRGVHLAEYSFQEDREGIGNVISFFLPFLACVFQLGKEGEDVCTLLLCLFVQHLLVWITEPLANSLSHRSGISFFLSDTDKATYGETA is encoded by the exons ATGTCCATGATCTTATTTGCCTGTGTGGTGCGGGTGAGGGATGGACTTCCCCTCTCAGCCTCCACAGATTTTCATTTCAACCAGGACTTTCTGGAATGCAGAAAGAGATTAAAGGCGTTATCCTCAATTCTGGCACAGTATCCAAGTCGAGGCACGGCAAAAGGACGTGACCTTAGCATACA tttcctttcttctggGGATATTGCCTGCATGGCAATCTGTTCCAGCAGTTACTCAACCATCATGGCGTTTTGCTTCCTGGAAGAGCTTCAGTGGGAATTTGCTGCTTCCTACGATACAACAAGCATCGGTTTAGCTTCCAGACCATATGCTTTTCTTGAATTTG ATAACATTATTCAGAAAGTGAAATGCCATTTTAACTGTGCGAGTGGCTCTCAAATGAAGGCCAACTGGGAGAAGGTTGAGGAGGAGCTGAAGTTCCGGCCCCCGGTTCAGCTGAAACTAGAGGATACAGAGCTGATGAATGGGATGACTAACGGTGGGCATGCAGGCGTTCATGTGGAGGTTG tccCTACTTACAGAATGCAGCGTGTGACTCCCCTGGGGATTCTGTCGCTTGTTCTGAACATCATGTGTGGAGCTTTGAATCTCATTCGAGGAGTTCACCTAGCAGAGTATTCATTTCAG GAGGACCGTGAAGGAATTGGAAATGTGATatcttttttcctaccttttctcGCCTGTGTTTTTCAG CTCGGCAAGGAAGGTGAAGACGTTTGTACTCTTCTTCTCTGTCTGTTTGTGCAACATTTACTTGTATGGATTACGGAACCTCTGGCAAATAGCCTTTCACATAGGAGTGGCATCTCTTTCTTCTTATCAGATACTGACAAGGCAACTTATGGAGAAACAGCCTGA